A DNA window from Candidatus Omnitrophota bacterium contains the following coding sequences:
- a CDS encoding DUF2207 domain-containing protein, translated as MKRFGSTLAFFIGFLLPSFAYGWEIASFETRVAIHRNATATVTETIVADFDGESRHGLFRDIPIHYTDRAGQHFRLRLRVTSVTDQAGRPWPYRLESAGRYQRVRIGDPDRYITGEQTYRIVYQVERGAIRFFPDHDECYWNLTGNEWAVPMRQVHAEISLPAAAKQLRAIAFIGPYGSTEQLQQIRTTSTQVILDPPRPLGSYEGLTAVVGWEKGLVHSPSPAQVFSWWIRDNWVYGIPLAILGFMTWLWWVRGRDPQTGESIVVQYEPPDGLTPAEMGTLLDYKAGLQDVTATLIDLAVRGYLTIEVASTRWWNRDYRFTRRKDFWDDPALALHERKMLKGIFGSGNAAGYDTRLLSELEMKFYDTFAEVRSSIYDALIAKKYFDGDPNTIRTLYLLGAAGVGVGVWILLMLYRTSRGESVFLPEFIAAGLSWLAMTLFAVVMPRRTLKGAKILNKVIGLREFLYRADQDRVRRMNDPSLFERCLAYAMVFGVAHQWARAFEGLYTQPPTWYVGDWQTFSPTQLSHDLTRATSSMGQTFTSAPRS; from the coding sequence ATGAAACGCTTCGGGTCCACGCTTGCGTTCTTCATTGGCTTTCTTCTGCCATCGTTCGCCTACGGCTGGGAGATCGCCAGCTTTGAGACGCGCGTTGCCATCCATCGAAACGCCACGGCGACGGTCACCGAAACGATCGTCGCGGATTTCGACGGCGAGTCCCGCCACGGACTGTTCCGCGACATCCCCATCCACTATACCGACCGCGCCGGCCAGCATTTTCGGCTACGGCTGCGCGTCACCTCGGTCACTGACCAGGCCGGCCGCCCCTGGCCGTATCGGCTGGAATCGGCCGGACGCTACCAGCGCGTCCGGATCGGCGACCCGGATCGCTACATCACCGGCGAGCAGACGTATCGCATCGTGTATCAGGTGGAGCGCGGCGCGATCCGGTTTTTTCCGGATCACGATGAGTGTTATTGGAATCTCACCGGCAACGAGTGGGCCGTGCCGATGCGGCAGGTTCACGCGGAAATTTCACTACCGGCCGCAGCAAAGCAGTTGCGCGCCATCGCCTTCATCGGTCCGTACGGCTCAACCGAACAGTTGCAGCAGATCCGAACGACGAGCACGCAAGTGATTCTTGATCCGCCTCGGCCGCTTGGCTCGTATGAAGGGTTAACCGCCGTGGTTGGATGGGAGAAGGGTCTTGTCCACTCGCCATCACCGGCCCAAGTCTTTTCCTGGTGGATCCGCGACAACTGGGTCTATGGCATTCCCTTGGCGATCCTCGGTTTCATGACCTGGTTGTGGTGGGTGCGGGGTCGTGATCCACAAACCGGCGAGTCCATCGTCGTGCAATACGAGCCGCCGGATGGATTAACGCCCGCCGAGATGGGCACGCTGTTGGATTACAAAGCCGGCCTGCAGGATGTGACCGCCACACTGATCGATTTAGCCGTGCGCGGGTATCTCACCATTGAGGTGGCCTCCACGCGCTGGTGGAACCGGGATTATCGATTCACGCGGCGCAAAGACTTCTGGGACGACCCCGCTCTGGCACTCCACGAACGCAAGATGTTGAAGGGTATTTTCGGAAGCGGCAACGCCGCCGGCTACGACACGCGGTTGCTCTCCGAGCTGGAAATGAAATTTTATGACACCTTCGCTGAAGTGAGGTCATCGATTTATGACGCGCTCATCGCCAAAAAATATTTCGACGGCGACCCCAACACGATTCGCACGTTGTACCTCCTCGGAGCCGCGGGGGTCGGTGTGGGCGTCTGGATATTGCTGATGCTGTATCGCACCTCTCGAGGCGAGAGCGTGTTTCTTCCTGAGTTCATCGCGGCTGGGCTATCCTGGCTTGCCATGACTCTTTTTGCGGTGGTGATGCCCCGCCGCACGCTGAAAGGTGCGAAGATCCTGAACAAAGTGATTGGGCTTCGGGAGTTCCTCTACCGGGCTGATCAGGACCGGGTCCGACGGATGAATGATCCGAGCCTGTTTGAGCGGTGCTTGGCATACGCGATGGTGTTTGGAGTGGCTCACCAGTGGGCGCGGGCGTTTGAAGGGCTCTACACGCAGCCACCCACCTGGTATGTCGGCGATTGGCAGACGTTCTCTCCAACGCAGTTGAGCCATGATCTCACTCGGGCGACCTCCTCCATGGGACAAACGTTTACATCAGCGCCGCGCTC
- a CDS encoding endonuclease III, which yields MVTNRHIDGAIRTLKRLICQWQEPVVGHYKADPFATLISCLLSLRTKDAVTQVASERLFRLAATPQQMLRLSIPTIERAIYPVGFYKTKARTLHTVCQTLIDRYQGQVPSMLEELLTIKGVGRKTANLVVTLAFRKDGICVDTHVHRISNRWGYVRTKTPEQTEIALRKKLPRRYWQIYNDLLVTFGQNLCHPTSPWCSRCPLERQCAKIGVTYSR from the coding sequence ATGGTCACTAATCGCCATATTGATGGCGCGATTCGAACGTTGAAGCGGCTCATCTGCCAATGGCAGGAGCCGGTGGTCGGCCACTACAAGGCCGATCCGTTTGCGACGCTGATCAGCTGCTTGCTCAGCCTGCGCACCAAAGACGCCGTGACGCAGGTTGCCTCAGAGCGGCTGTTCCGCCTGGCCGCAACCCCGCAGCAGATGCTCAGGCTATCGATTCCGACAATCGAGCGGGCGATCTATCCCGTCGGCTTCTATAAGACGAAGGCCAGGACGCTTCACACCGTCTGCCAGACGCTGATCGATCGCTATCAGGGCCAGGTGCCGTCGATGCTGGAGGAGCTGTTAACGATCAAGGGCGTTGGGCGCAAGACGGCGAATCTCGTCGTGACGTTGGCGTTTCGGAAAGATGGCATTTGTGTCGATACTCACGTCCACCGCATCAGCAATCGCTGGGGCTATGTGCGCACGAAGACGCCGGAGCAGACTGAGATCGCGCTGCGCAAAAAACTGCCGCGCCGCTATTGGCAGATCTATAACGATCTGCTCGTGACCTTCGGCCAAAATCTGTGCCATCCCACCTCGCCCTGGTGCAGCCGCTGCCCGCTTGAGCGCCAGTGCGCCAAGATTGGCGTCACTTATTCTCGTTGA
- a CDS encoding LemA family protein → MWFLLIVAVVAVWLVVIYNGLVRLRVRADGAWSDINVQLKRRYDLIPNIVEAVRGYATHEKTLFVQVTTARSLAMQANGPKEKGNAEGMLATSLKTLFAVAENYPELKANQNFMSLQQSLTNVEDALQNSRRYYNAVVRDYNTQCQQVPTSLIATMAGFTSKEFFQLESSEEAKAPKVSFS, encoded by the coding sequence ATGTGGTTCTTGCTCATTGTGGCGGTTGTGGCGGTTTGGTTGGTCGTGATCTATAACGGGTTGGTGCGATTGCGCGTGCGGGCGGACGGGGCCTGGTCGGACATCAATGTCCAACTGAAGCGCCGCTACGACTTGATTCCGAATATCGTGGAAGCGGTCAGAGGCTATGCCACGCATGAGAAAACGCTCTTCGTGCAAGTGACGACGGCGCGCTCGCTGGCGATGCAAGCGAATGGTCCGAAAGAGAAAGGCAACGCTGAAGGCATGCTCGCGACCTCGCTCAAAACGCTCTTTGCGGTGGCGGAAAATTATCCGGAGTTAAAGGCGAATCAGAATTTCATGAGCCTACAGCAGTCGCTCACCAACGTGGAAGATGCGCTGCAGAACTCCCGCCGCTACTACAACGCCGTCGTGCGCGACTACAATACCCAATGCCAGCAAGTGCCCACCAGCCTCATTGCCACCATGGCCGGATTTACGTCCAAAGAGTTCTTCCAGCTCGAGAGCTCGGAAGAAGCGAAAGCACCGAAAGTTTCCTTTTCCTAA